In Erigeron canadensis isolate Cc75 chromosome 1, C_canadensis_v1, whole genome shotgun sequence, a single window of DNA contains:
- the LOC122602665 gene encoding cytochrome P450 CYP72A219-like, with protein sequence MEGSVAWYCNVVVISILVWFALKFLNWAWFQPKKMEKFVRKQGLKGTSYKLLFGDIKEMGRMLNEAKSKPIKVTDDMVPRVIPFYHKFFTDHHGTNFFTWLGPRLTVYIVEPALVKEVLAQNYLFQKTRGANPLINLLVTGLAAADTDEWAKHRKIINPAFHVNKLKHMVPAYSTCCSEMINKWEEMLKNESSCEVDVWPSLQALSGDVISRTAFGISFQEGNKVFELQRELAKLVQDILNSVNLPGSGFLPTKRNKRMREIDREVTTLIRGVIEKRIDEMKAGGSSNDDLLGILLESNNREIKQGDKKFGLTIEEVIEECKLFYLAGQETTGSLLVWTMILLAHHKNWQALAREEVLQVFGEKKPDVIGLNHLKTVSMILNEVLRLYPPAQQLRRTIHQDTKLGDITLPAGSSIHLNILLLHYDRVSWGDDAREFNPQRFSEGVSKATNGKAAYMPFGGGPRICVGQNFALMEAKLALAMILQHFYFDLSPSYSHSPRCIVTLQPEYGAHLILHKIKG encoded by the exons ATGGAAGGAAGTGTAGCATGGTATTGCAATGTTGTAGTAATATCAATCTTGGTGTGGTTTGCATTGAAATTTCTGAATTGGGCGTGGTTTCAACCAAAGAAGATGGAGAAGTTTGTAAGAAAGCAAGGCCTTAAGGGAACTTCTTATAAGTTATTGTTTGGAGACATTAAAGAGATGGGGAGGATGTTAAATGAGGCCAAATCTAAACCCATAAAAGTAACTGATGATATGGTTCCTCGAGTTATACCATTTTATCATAAGTTTTTCACTGATCATCATG GAACTAATTTCTTCACATGGTTGGGGCCAAGACTTACGGTGTATATAGTCGAGCCAGCTCTAGTAAAAGAGGTCTTGGCACAAAACTATCTGTTTCAAAAGACAAGGGGAGCAAATCCTTTAATAAATCTGTTGGTAACAGGTCTAGCAGCTGCTGACACCGATGAATGGGCCAAACATAGAAAAATCATCAATCCTGCTTTTCATGTTAATAAACTTAAG CATATGGTGCCTGCATATTCTACATGTTGTTCCGAGATGATCAACAAATGGGAAGAAATGTTAAAGAATGAAAGCTCTTGTGAAGTTGATGTGTGGCCCAGTCTGCAAGCATTATCTGGCGATGTAATTTCACGTACAGCATTTGGTATTAGCTTTCAAGAAGGTAACAAAGTATTTGAGCTACAACGAGAACTAGCCAAGTTGGTTCAAGATATTCTAAACTCGGTCAACCTCCCCGGATCAGG ATTTTTACCAACAAAAAGAAATAAGAGGATGAGGGAAATTGACCGAGAGGTGACGACTTTGATACGTGGTGTCATCGAGAAACGAATTGACGAAATGAAAGCGGGAGGAAGTAGCAATGATGACCTGTTGGGAATACTCTTGGAATCCAATAACAGAGAGATCAAACAAGGGGACAAAAAGTTTGGATTAACCATTGAAGAAGTCATCGAAGAGTGTAAGCTTTTCTACTTAGCAGGACAAGAAACCACCGGAAGCTTGCTTGTTTGGACCATGATCTTGTTGGCTCACCACAAAAATTGGCAAGCTCTCGCTCGAGAAGAAGTTTTACAGGTCTTTGGTGAGAAAAAACCAGATGTCATTGGGCTGAATCATTTAAAAACT GTTAGCATGATTTTGAATGAGGTTCTTAGACTTTATCCACCGGCGCAACAACTAAGACGAACGATACATCAAGATACTAAATTAGGGGACATAACCCTACCGGCTGGATCTTCTATCCATTTGAATATATTGTTGTTACACTATGATCGTGTTTCATGGGGTGACGATGCAAGGGAGTTCAACCCTCAAAGATTTTCCGAAGGTGTGTCAAAGGCAACTAACGGAAAAGCAGCATACATGCCGTTTGGTGGAGGGCCGCGTATATGTGTTGGACAAAATTTTGCTCTGATGGAAGCAAAACTTGCACTTGCTATGATTCTACAACACTTTTACTTTGATCTCTCACCGTCTTATTCTCATTCTCCGCGATGCATCGTCACACTTCAACCAGAGTATGGGGCTCATTTGATCTTGCATAAAATTAAGGGTTAA